In the genome of Kitasatospora cathayae, one region contains:
- a CDS encoding ALF repeat-containing protein, giving the protein MKLPRVSAVVAAAVLAPAVLFPSSASAADAPQPTGVSGPDTASGSVPDVTPGDDGVNGGPGNSSGPKAPEGQEQRDRAEIQKILDDKDTGPGVRAAAEKALKGSAADLRHFLEVDLAKNRGDDLRVKVSQIMASGGPAVREAAGKALDGGEAALLKFLSEGLPAAQAEDADRAEIQRILADPNTGRGVREAGEKALKGSAADLRHFLEVDLAKNRGDDNRIKVSQLMETGGRAVREAAAKAMDGSDADIAKFLAEGWPAAQAEDDRVALFVALSDKNTGPHTLEAARKALSGTPADIAAFLRDLPKLRASDNRIKVSQLIETGGPAVRDAAAKAMEGSDADIAKFLAEGWATARAADEAAANKPADRPADKPADKPADQPADQPAGQQDQGTQQPQTVQPAALTGTTTTGTTGSTTGTTTVASGADTLAATGTDGLGWEAGGAAAAVAAGAALVALSRRRSTES; this is encoded by the coding sequence ATGAAGCTGCCCCGGGTGTCCGCAGTCGTCGCGGCCGCCGTCCTGGCCCCCGCCGTCCTCTTCCCCTCGTCGGCCTCGGCCGCCGACGCCCCCCAGCCGACCGGGGTCTCCGGTCCTGACACCGCCTCCGGCTCCGTACCGGACGTCACTCCCGGCGACGACGGCGTCAACGGCGGCCCGGGCAACAGCAGCGGCCCCAAGGCCCCCGAAGGGCAGGAGCAGCGCGACCGCGCCGAGATCCAGAAGATCCTGGACGACAAGGACACCGGCCCCGGGGTGCGCGCGGCGGCCGAGAAGGCGCTCAAGGGCAGTGCGGCGGACCTGCGGCACTTCCTGGAGGTCGACCTGGCCAAGAACCGCGGCGACGACCTGCGGGTGAAGGTCTCCCAGATCATGGCCTCCGGCGGCCCGGCCGTGCGCGAGGCTGCCGGCAAGGCGCTGGACGGCGGCGAGGCGGCCCTGCTGAAGTTCCTCTCCGAGGGCCTGCCCGCCGCCCAGGCCGAGGACGCCGACCGGGCCGAGATCCAGCGGATCCTGGCCGACCCGAACACCGGGCGCGGGGTGCGCGAGGCCGGCGAGAAGGCGCTCAAGGGCAGTGCGGCGGACCTGCGGCACTTCCTGGAGGTCGACCTGGCCAAGAACCGCGGCGACGACAACCGGATCAAGGTCTCCCAACTCATGGAGACCGGCGGCCGGGCCGTGCGCGAGGCCGCCGCCAAGGCGATGGACGGCAGCGACGCTGACATCGCGAAGTTCCTCGCCGAGGGCTGGCCCGCCGCCCAGGCCGAGGACGACCGCGTCGCGCTGTTCGTCGCCCTGTCCGACAAGAACACCGGCCCGCACACCCTCGAGGCCGCCAGGAAGGCACTCAGCGGCACCCCGGCCGACATCGCCGCCTTCCTGCGCGACCTGCCCAAGCTGCGCGCCTCCGACAACCGGATCAAGGTCTCCCAGCTGATCGAGACCGGCGGCCCGGCCGTGCGCGACGCTGCCGCCAAGGCGATGGAGGGCAGCGACGCTGACATCGCGAAGTTCCTCGCCGAGGGCTGGGCCACGGCCCGCGCCGCGGACGAGGCCGCCGCGAACAAGCCGGCGGACAGGCCCGCCGACAAGCCCGCCGACAAGCCGGCCGACCAGCCGGCCGACCAGCCCGCCGGGCAGCAGGACCAGGGCACCCAGCAGCCGCAGACCGTCCAGCCGGCCGCCCTCACCGGGACCACCACCACCGGCACCACCGGCTCCACCACGGGCACCACCACCGTCGCCTCCGGGGCCGACACGCTCGCCGCCACCGGCACCGACGGGCTCGGCTGGGAGGCCGGCGGCGCCGCCGCGGCCGTCGCCGCCGGGGCCGCACTGGTCGCCCTCTCCCGCCGCCGCTCCACCGAGAGCTGA
- a CDS encoding cupin domain-containing protein: protein MNENDVLNDGTLKTVLMIDEVETVPVGPGIVRRRLTSTGYARAWLIDFEPGSRWPEVDVHDTEERYYVLSGEVIEGEERHPAGSYVVFAPGSRHRPRTEVGARILGITLAAA, encoded by the coding sequence ATGAACGAGAACGACGTACTGAACGACGGCACGCTGAAGACGGTCCTGATGATCGATGAGGTGGAGACGGTCCCGGTCGGGCCGGGGATCGTGCGGCGCCGGCTGACCTCCACCGGGTACGCCCGCGCCTGGCTGATCGACTTCGAGCCGGGCAGCCGGTGGCCGGAGGTCGACGTGCACGACACCGAGGAGCGCTACTACGTGCTCAGCGGCGAGGTGATCGAGGGTGAGGAGCGTCACCCGGCGGGCTCCTACGTGGTGTTCGCGCCGGGTAGCCGGCACCGGCCGCGCACCGAGGTCGGTGCGCGGATCCTCGGGATCACCCTGGCCGCCGCCTGA
- a CDS encoding DUF1330 domain-containing protein: MTAYALAQVHSAEMCPDIVEYLERIDATLDAFGGRFVVHGGKFETLEGSWGRLGLILIEFPDYERARAWYDSPAYREILPLRTRHMVADAIIAEGVPAGYRGANRLKEH, translated from the coding sequence ATGACCGCCTACGCCCTGGCCCAGGTCCACTCCGCCGAGATGTGCCCCGACATCGTCGAGTACCTCGAGCGCATCGACGCCACCCTCGACGCCTTCGGCGGGCGATTCGTCGTCCACGGCGGCAAGTTCGAGACGCTGGAGGGCAGTTGGGGCCGGCTCGGGCTGATCCTCATCGAGTTCCCCGACTACGAGCGGGCCCGCGCCTGGTACGACTCGCCCGCCTACCGGGAGATCCTGCCGCTGCGCACCCGGCACATGGTCGCCGACGCGATCATCGCCGAGGGCGTGCCGGCCGGCTACCGGGGTGCGAACCGCCTCAAGGAGCACTGA
- a CDS encoding peptidylprolyl isomerase, whose amino-acid sequence MANARFATLHTTAGPIRLELFPFHAPKTVRNFVELAEGTREYTDPRTGEPGSGPYYDGTTFHRVVKGFMIQGGDPTGTGTGGPGYAFADEFHPELFFTKPYLLAMANSGPGTNGSQFFITVGTPTHLNRRHTIFGQVADAASKAVVDAIAATPTEGERPVEDVVITKVEITPA is encoded by the coding sequence GTGGCCAACGCCCGGTTCGCCACCCTGCACACCACCGCGGGCCCGATCCGGCTGGAACTGTTCCCGTTCCACGCGCCGAAGACGGTCCGCAACTTCGTCGAACTCGCCGAGGGCACCCGGGAGTACACCGACCCGCGCACCGGCGAGCCGGGCAGCGGCCCGTATTACGACGGCACGACGTTCCACCGGGTGGTCAAGGGCTTCATGATCCAGGGCGGCGACCCGACCGGCACCGGCACCGGCGGCCCGGGCTACGCCTTCGCGGACGAGTTCCACCCGGAGCTGTTCTTCACCAAGCCGTACCTGCTGGCGATGGCCAACTCCGGCCCGGGCACCAACGGTTCGCAGTTCTTCATCACGGTCGGCACCCCCACCCACCTCAACCGCCGGCACACCATCTTCGGCCAGGTCGCCGACGCCGCCTCCAAGGCCGTGGTGGACGCCATCGCCGCCACCCCCACCGAGGGCGAGCGCCCGGTCGAGGACGTGGTGATCACCAAGGTCGAGATCACCCCCGCGTGA
- a CDS encoding ATP-binding protein, with amino-acid sequence MAEGKAGGGDGDGREDGPLHEREAELKSAAQAIEALTRPAGTGVGELLLYTGAAGLGKTAMLTKVRRAAQQAGCTVLFARGGQRQCHEPFHVVRQLVRPVLSALSDDERARVFGPWEDVVGPAAGLRPPGGQLDPQGVRDGLDFVLTRLVQLRSPVAVLIDDLHWADPESLGWLAGFAVRARELPVLLVLACRDEFPDDALALQRGLADRADRRHELRPLQPASVAHLVRAALGARAEDAFCRHVWAVTAGNPYETAALLREVADQRLDPVEESTGLLREIAATARGMTLRHWLDRLGPTALRFAWAASVLDTDIRPDLAAAICAQGPETAAQSVRELRRHRVLTNTAAGRLEFVHPLIATSVYQSMPPAARTGMHGVAAVEVENAGLGLPAASRHLLEILPEGDGAIVDKLRRAAREHLAIGAPEAAQRCLRRAVSEPPADEDRASVLYELGCSALLTDPATTVNQLRLALADPYGLDPRLRVDATFRLAQALAHSDRVGEAAALCAQEASRTPPGPGRMRLEVAHFMFGAFQSEDADGPGRSRRLAQFHRTLDTVRLAFTDTDFTDTDPDDGAPGGAPFEHDGLAHAVAVLRCWDLTLRGADRARALALADSALPQGRLPRSLGWTNTTWGFELPGILGISYLYADRADRAEELFTEAVRAYEVAGWSGGHLGFAYLLTGMLRFRCGALAEAEDYLRRALRTAGRIGPGTPLHWDAVGALAETLAARGRVEEALALAREHAFGPPYPTVMGLPDAPTLYGRLLLAAGDAAGAAEVLTAAGAALDARRWRNTVWAPWLGHLARAVAHDQPERARDLAEEAVRRARESRTDSAVGSALRLCAAVHDAPRAAELLAEAVRHLERSPARYEHAIALVDLGEALGPAADARAVLTRGLELAVRCGADGLAGRARGLLEAPR; translated from the coding sequence GTGGCCGAGGGGAAGGCCGGGGGCGGCGACGGGGACGGGCGGGAGGACGGGCCGCTGCACGAGCGCGAGGCCGAACTCAAGTCGGCGGCGCAGGCGATCGAGGCGCTGACCCGGCCGGCCGGTACCGGGGTCGGGGAGCTGCTGCTCTACACCGGTGCGGCCGGGCTGGGCAAGACCGCGATGCTGACGAAGGTGCGCCGGGCGGCGCAGCAGGCGGGCTGCACGGTGCTGTTCGCCCGGGGCGGGCAGCGGCAGTGCCACGAGCCGTTCCACGTGGTGCGCCAGCTGGTGCGCCCGGTGCTGTCGGCCCTGTCCGACGACGAGCGGGCGCGGGTCTTCGGGCCGTGGGAGGACGTCGTCGGCCCCGCGGCGGGACTGCGGCCGCCCGGCGGGCAGCTCGATCCCCAGGGGGTCCGCGACGGGCTGGACTTCGTCCTCACCCGCCTGGTGCAGCTGCGTTCGCCGGTGGCCGTGCTGATCGACGACCTGCACTGGGCCGACCCGGAGTCGCTCGGCTGGCTGGCCGGCTTCGCGGTCCGCGCCCGGGAGCTGCCGGTCCTGCTGGTGCTCGCCTGCCGCGACGAGTTCCCCGACGACGCGCTGGCGCTGCAGCGCGGCCTCGCCGACCGGGCGGACCGCCGGCACGAACTGCGCCCGCTCCAGCCCGCCTCGGTCGCGCACCTGGTCCGCGCGGCCCTGGGCGCACGGGCCGAGGACGCCTTCTGCCGCCACGTCTGGGCGGTCACCGCCGGGAACCCGTACGAGACCGCCGCCCTGCTGCGCGAGGTGGCCGACCAGCGGCTCGACCCGGTCGAGGAGAGCACCGGGCTGCTGCGCGAGATCGCCGCCACCGCCCGCGGGATGACGCTGCGGCACTGGCTGGACCGGCTCGGCCCCACCGCGCTGCGCTTCGCCTGGGCGGCGTCGGTCCTGGACACCGACATCCGCCCCGACCTCGCCGCCGCCATCTGCGCCCAGGGGCCCGAGACCGCCGCCCAGTCCGTCCGGGAACTGCGCCGCCACCGGGTGCTGACCAACACGGCGGCGGGCCGGCTGGAGTTCGTCCACCCGCTGATCGCCACCTCGGTCTACCAGTCGATGCCGCCGGCCGCCCGGACCGGGATGCACGGGGTCGCCGCCGTCGAGGTCGAGAACGCCGGCCTCGGCCTGCCGGCCGCCTCCCGGCACCTGCTGGAGATCCTGCCCGAAGGGGACGGCGCCATCGTCGACAAGCTGCGCCGGGCGGCCCGCGAGCACCTGGCCATCGGCGCGCCCGAGGCCGCGCAGCGCTGCCTGCGCCGCGCCGTCAGCGAGCCGCCCGCCGACGAGGACCGGGCCTCGGTGCTCTACGAACTCGGCTGCTCGGCCCTGCTCACCGACCCGGCGACCACGGTCAACCAGCTGCGCCTGGCCCTCGCCGACCCGTACGGACTGGACCCGCGGCTGCGGGTGGACGCGACCTTCCGGCTCGCCCAGGCCCTCGCCCACAGCGACCGGGTCGGCGAGGCCGCCGCGCTGTGCGCGCAGGAGGCCTCGCGCACCCCGCCCGGCCCGGGGCGGATGCGCCTGGAGGTCGCCCACTTCATGTTCGGCGCGTTCCAGTCCGAGGACGCGGACGGCCCCGGACGCTCCCGCCGGCTCGCGCAGTTCCACCGGACGCTGGACACGGTCCGCCTGGCCTTCACCGACACCGACTTCACCGACACCGACCCGGACGACGGGGCCCCGGGCGGGGCCCCGTTCGAGCACGACGGCCTGGCCCACGCGGTGGCCGTGCTGCGCTGCTGGGACCTCACGCTGCGCGGCGCCGACCGCGCGCGGGCGCTCGCCCTGGCCGACTCCGCGCTGCCGCAGGGCCGGCTGCCGCGCAGCCTCGGCTGGACCAACACCACCTGGGGCTTCGAGCTGCCCGGGATCCTGGGCATCAGCTACCTGTACGCCGACCGGGCCGACCGGGCCGAGGAGCTGTTCACCGAGGCGGTGCGCGCCTACGAGGTCGCCGGATGGAGCGGTGGCCACCTCGGCTTCGCCTACCTGCTGACCGGCATGCTGCGGTTCCGCTGCGGCGCCCTCGCCGAGGCCGAGGACTACCTGCGCCGGGCGCTGCGCACGGCCGGGCGGATCGGGCCGGGCACCCCGCTGCACTGGGATGCGGTGGGGGCGTTGGCCGAGACCCTGGCGGCGCGCGGCCGGGTGGAGGAGGCGCTGGCGCTCGCGCGCGAGCACGCCTTCGGTCCGCCGTACCCGACGGTGATGGGGCTGCCCGACGCTCCCACGCTGTACGGCCGTCTGCTGCTGGCGGCGGGCGACGCGGCGGGCGCGGCCGAGGTGCTGACGGCCGCCGGCGCGGCGCTGGACGCGCGCAGGTGGCGCAACACGGTGTGGGCGCCGTGGCTGGGGCACCTGGCGCGCGCGGTGGCCCACGACCAGCCGGAGCGGGCCCGCGACCTGGCCGAGGAGGCGGTGCGCCGGGCCCGGGAGTCCCGGACGGACTCGGCCGTCGGCAGCGCGCTGCGGCTGTGCGCCGCGGTGCACGACGCGCCGCGCGCGGCCGAGCTGCTGGCGGAGGCGGTGCGGCACCTGGAGCGCTCACCGGCGCGCTACGAGCACGCGATCGCCCTGGTGGACCTCGGCGAGGCGCTGGGCCCGGCCGCGGACGCCCGCGCCGTGCTGACCCGCGGCCTGGAGTTGGCCGTGCGCTGCGGCGCCGACGGCCTGGCGGGCCGGGCCCGCGGCCTGCTGGAGGCACCCCGTTGA
- a CDS encoding carboxymuconolactone decarboxylase family protein, with product MGVPANEAGQRQERFDRGMEMLTRVDGESGQRVVEALADINPELAHQVVAWGFGEIYSRPELAARDRQLVTLGMLTALGGCEPQLEVHINASLNVGLTPTEITEALLHAAVYCGFPKALNATFVAKKVFGERGLLPVTGN from the coding sequence ATGGGTGTTCCCGCGAACGAGGCCGGGCAGCGGCAGGAGCGTTTCGACCGGGGCATGGAGATGCTCACCCGGGTCGACGGCGAGAGCGGGCAGCGGGTGGTGGAGGCGCTGGCCGACATCAACCCCGAGCTGGCCCACCAGGTCGTCGCCTGGGGCTTCGGCGAGATCTACAGCCGTCCCGAACTCGCCGCGCGTGACCGGCAGTTGGTGACACTCGGGATGCTGACCGCGCTCGGCGGCTGCGAGCCGCAGCTGGAGGTGCACATCAACGCCTCCCTCAACGTCGGCCTCACCCCCACCGAGATCACCGAGGCCCTGCTGCACGCGGCCGTGTACTGCGGGTTCCCCAAGGCGCTGAACGCGACCTTCGTCGCCAAGAAGGTCTTCGGCGAGCGCGGCCTGCTCCCGGTGACCGGAAACTGA
- a CDS encoding RNA-guided endonuclease InsQ/TnpB family protein: protein MTITHLKRALKFRFYPTDAQAAELSRTFGCVRLVYNKALEAWTTHQARVTYNTTSAMLTAWKKSKELAFLCEVSCVPLQQALRHLQEAFSNFWQKRARYPRFKSKKRSRDSAEYTRSAFRYRDGRLTLAKMAEPLDIVWSRPLPEGQSPSTVTVSRDAVGRWFVSMLCDDPTVQPLPVLDTAVDIDAGITSLVTLSTGEKISNPKHERRDRERLAKAQRELARKAKGSNNREKARCEVARVHARIADRRRDFLHKLTTRLVHENQVVVIEDLTVRSLLKNRKLARAISDASWSELRTMLEYKCAWYGRELITVDRWFPSSKLCSACGTLCDNMSLNVRQWECDCGAVHDRDVNAARNILAAGLAVAACGDGVRPQRSTPGGRSSVKQEVVPPQRSRAAAQPRG, encoded by the coding sequence ATGACGATCACTCACCTGAAGCGGGCGCTCAAGTTCCGCTTCTACCCGACTGATGCGCAGGCGGCTGAACTGTCGCGCACGTTCGGGTGTGTGCGGCTCGTCTACAACAAGGCGTTGGAGGCGTGGACGACGCACCAGGCGCGGGTGACCTACAACACCACGTCGGCGATGCTGACGGCGTGGAAGAAGAGCAAGGAACTGGCCTTCCTCTGTGAGGTGTCCTGCGTTCCGTTGCAGCAGGCACTCCGGCATCTGCAAGAGGCATTCTCGAACTTCTGGCAGAAGCGGGCGAGGTATCCCCGGTTCAAGTCGAAGAAGAGGTCCCGCGACAGCGCCGAGTACACCAGGTCCGCGTTCCGCTACCGCGACGGCAGGCTGACGCTGGCCAAGATGGCTGAGCCGCTGGACATCGTATGGTCGAGGCCGCTGCCCGAGGGACAGTCGCCGTCCACGGTGACGGTGAGCCGGGACGCGGTGGGACGCTGGTTCGTCTCGATGCTCTGCGACGACCCGACGGTGCAGCCGCTGCCCGTGCTGGACACGGCCGTGGACATCGACGCCGGTATCACCAGCCTGGTGACGCTCTCCACCGGAGAGAAGATCAGCAATCCGAAGCACGAACGCCGCGACCGGGAACGCCTCGCCAAGGCGCAGCGGGAACTCGCCCGCAAGGCCAAGGGCTCGAACAACCGGGAGAAGGCCCGGTGTGAGGTCGCCCGCGTCCACGCGAGGATCGCCGACCGGCGCAGGGACTTCCTGCACAAGCTCACCACCCGACTCGTCCACGAGAACCAAGTGGTCGTGATCGAGGACCTCACGGTCCGCAGCCTGCTCAAGAACAGGAAGCTCGCTCGTGCCATATCGGACGCGAGCTGGAGCGAGCTGCGGACCATGTTGGAATACAAATGCGCCTGGTACGGCCGCGAGCTGATCACCGTCGACCGGTGGTTCCCCAGCTCCAAGCTGTGCTCGGCCTGCGGAACCCTCTGCGACAACATGTCGCTGAACGTCCGCCAATGGGAGTGCGACTGCGGAGCAGTCCACGACCGGGACGTGAACGCGGCACGCAACATCCTGGCCGCCGGGCTGGCGGTTGCAGCCTGTGGAGACGGTGTAAGACCTCAACGGAGCACTCCGGGCGGGCGGTCGTCGGTGAAGCAGGAAGTCGTCCCACCGCAGCGCTCACGCGCAGCGGCTCAGCCGCGAGGCTGA
- a CDS encoding NADH:flavin oxidoreductase/NADH oxidase — protein sequence MSTDVSTHVSTTLFTPYTLRELTVPNRVWMPPMCQYSAAPTGEATGAPHDWHFSHLAARAAGGTGLIITEATAVSPEGRISPYDLGLWNDTQLEAFRRITAFLKAQGTVPVVQLGHAGRKASTERPWIDRGRAIAPDEEHGWTPLAPSALAFSPEHTTPEELTVDQIGEIVGKFAAAARRALEAGFQAVELHGAHGYLIHQFLSPQSNHRTDAYGGSFENRIRFALEVVDAVRAVWPEELPLFFRVSATDWLTENPEDGREGWTSEDTVRLAKELQAHGVDLLDVSTGGLVPDARIDATPGFQVPFAEAVRSEAGLAVAAVGLITDPAQAQDILTAGRADAVLIGRELLRNPFWARHAARELGGEVHSPVQYHRA from the coding sequence ATGAGCACCGACGTGAGCACCCACGTGAGCACCACCCTCTTCACCCCGTACACCCTGCGGGAACTGACGGTCCCCAACCGGGTCTGGATGCCGCCGATGTGCCAGTACAGCGCCGCACCCACCGGCGAGGCGACCGGGGCCCCGCACGACTGGCACTTCAGCCACCTCGCCGCGCGCGCCGCCGGCGGCACCGGGCTGATCATCACGGAGGCCACCGCCGTCAGCCCCGAGGGCCGCATCAGCCCGTACGACCTCGGCCTGTGGAACGACACCCAGCTCGAGGCCTTCCGCCGGATCACCGCCTTCCTCAAGGCGCAGGGCACCGTCCCGGTCGTCCAGCTCGGCCACGCCGGGCGCAAGGCCTCCACCGAGCGGCCCTGGATCGACCGCGGGCGCGCCATCGCCCCCGACGAGGAGCACGGCTGGACCCCGCTCGCCCCCAGCGCCCTGGCCTTCTCCCCCGAGCACACCACGCCCGAGGAGCTGACGGTCGATCAGATCGGCGAGATCGTCGGCAAGTTCGCCGCCGCAGCCCGGCGCGCTCTGGAGGCCGGCTTCCAGGCCGTCGAACTCCACGGCGCCCACGGCTACCTGATCCACCAGTTCCTCTCCCCGCAGAGCAACCACCGCACCGACGCCTACGGCGGCTCCTTCGAGAACCGCATCCGCTTCGCCCTGGAGGTCGTCGACGCGGTGCGCGCGGTGTGGCCCGAGGAACTGCCGCTGTTCTTCCGCGTCTCGGCGACCGACTGGCTCACCGAGAACCCCGAGGACGGCCGCGAGGGCTGGACCTCCGAGGACACCGTCCGCCTCGCCAAGGAACTCCAGGCGCACGGCGTGGACCTGCTGGACGTCTCCACCGGCGGCCTCGTCCCCGACGCCCGGATCGACGCCACCCCCGGCTTCCAGGTGCCCTTCGCCGAGGCGGTGCGCAGCGAGGCCGGCCTGGCGGTGGCGGCCGTCGGCCTGATCACCGACCCCGCCCAGGCCCAGGACATCCTCACCGCCGGCCGGGCGGACGCCGTCCTGATCGGCCGCGAGCTGCTGCGCAACCCGTTCTGGGCCCGCCACGCGGCCCGCGAGCTGGGCGGCGAGGTCCACTCCCCCGTCCAGTACCACCGCGCCTGA
- a CDS encoding NAD-dependent epimerase/dehydratase family protein, giving the protein MSFHLVVGHGPAGAATARLLAEQGHQVRVVTRTGRPATAAVEGVEHLALDASDPARLSQAARGAVAIHGCAAPPLPQWAAKWPALGSALCAAAEDSGAVLVMLGNLYGYGAVDGPMTEGLPLAATGPKGRVRAAAWEQARALHEAGRIRAVEVRASDFFGPGVTDGGHLASRAMPNLLKGRPVAVLGDPDAPHSWTYLPDVARAMAELAGEERAWGRPWHVPTAPALPVRTMVERLAAEAGTGPVPVRRLSPAVLGVAGLFSPLLRELRETRYQFDRPFVVDSSAYEAEFTVRATPLEEQLAATVGWWRERVRA; this is encoded by the coding sequence GTGAGCTTTCATCTCGTCGTCGGACACGGGCCCGCCGGAGCCGCCACCGCCCGCCTGCTGGCCGAACAGGGCCATCAGGTCCGGGTCGTCACCCGCACCGGCCGCCCCGCCACGGCGGCCGTCGAAGGCGTCGAACACCTCGCCCTGGACGCGAGCGACCCCGCCCGGCTCTCCCAGGCCGCCCGCGGCGCCGTCGCGATCCACGGCTGCGCCGCGCCGCCGCTGCCGCAGTGGGCCGCGAAGTGGCCCGCCCTCGGCTCCGCGCTGTGCGCGGCGGCCGAGGACAGCGGCGCCGTGCTGGTCATGCTCGGCAACCTGTACGGCTACGGCGCGGTCGATGGTCCGATGACCGAGGGCCTGCCGCTCGCCGCGACCGGCCCCAAGGGCCGGGTGCGGGCGGCGGCCTGGGAGCAGGCGCGGGCCCTGCACGAGGCCGGGCGGATCCGCGCGGTCGAGGTGCGGGCCTCGGACTTCTTCGGCCCCGGCGTCACCGACGGCGGCCACCTCGCCTCCCGCGCGATGCCGAACCTGCTGAAGGGCCGTCCGGTCGCCGTCCTCGGCGACCCGGACGCCCCGCACAGCTGGACCTACCTGCCCGACGTGGCCCGCGCGATGGCCGAACTCGCCGGCGAGGAACGGGCCTGGGGCCGGCCCTGGCACGTGCCCACCGCCCCCGCCCTGCCGGTGCGCACCATGGTCGAACGCCTGGCCGCCGAGGCCGGCACCGGCCCGGTCCCGGTGCGGCGCCTGTCCCCCGCCGTGCTGGGCGTGGCCGGGCTGTTCTCCCCGCTGCTGCGTGAACTGCGCGAGACGCGCTACCAGTTCGACCGCCCCTTCGTCGTGGACTCCTCCGCGTACGAGGCGGAGTTCACCGTCCGCGCGACTCCGCTGGAGGAGCAGCTCGCGGCCACCGTCGGCTGGTGGCGCGAGCGGGTCCGCGCCTGA
- a CDS encoding helix-turn-helix domain-containing protein: protein MEATDAMDAPAPNPHRHRVVALLGTPQAPFELACAAEAFGTERAGLPSYYQLTLCTEHPGPVPTNLGVPLLVDNGLETLEQADTVVVPGWQPPGSPAPPAVLDALRTAHARGARIVSICTGAFVLAQAGLLDGRRATTHWGRTAQLAAQYPALEVDRDVLYVDHGDVATSAGSGAGIDLCLHLLRRDHGAAYAAQVARHMVLPPHREGSQLQYAATPAPARADESLAPLLEWAQERLGERLTVDDLAARAGLSGRTLARRFTEQLGTSPGQWLLARRIDAARVLLEQTDLPVEAVATRVGLASAVNLRRRFHAALGTTPGAYRRTFGGVN, encoded by the coding sequence ATGGAAGCCACGGACGCCATGGACGCTCCAGCCCCGAACCCGCACCGCCACCGGGTGGTGGCCCTGCTCGGCACACCCCAGGCACCCTTCGAACTCGCCTGCGCCGCCGAGGCCTTCGGCACCGAGCGAGCCGGACTGCCCTCCTACTACCAACTCACCCTGTGCACCGAGCACCCCGGCCCGGTACCCACCAACCTCGGCGTCCCCCTACTGGTCGACAACGGCCTGGAAACACTGGAGCAGGCCGACACCGTCGTCGTCCCCGGCTGGCAGCCACCCGGCTCACCCGCGCCGCCCGCCGTCCTGGACGCGCTGCGCACCGCCCACGCCCGCGGCGCCCGGATCGTCTCCATCTGCACCGGCGCCTTCGTCCTGGCCCAGGCCGGACTGCTCGACGGACGCCGCGCCACCACCCACTGGGGCCGCACCGCCCAACTCGCCGCCCAGTACCCCGCCCTGGAAGTCGACCGGGACGTGCTGTACGTCGACCACGGCGACGTCGCCACCAGCGCCGGCTCCGGCGCCGGCATCGACCTGTGCCTGCACCTGCTGCGCCGCGACCACGGCGCCGCCTACGCCGCCCAGGTCGCCCGGCACATGGTGCTGCCCCCGCACCGCGAGGGCAGCCAGCTGCAGTACGCCGCCACCCCGGCGCCCGCCCGCGCGGACGAGTCGCTGGCCCCGCTGCTGGAATGGGCCCAGGAACGGCTGGGGGAGCGGCTGACCGTGGACGACCTCGCCGCCCGCGCCGGCCTGTCCGGCCGCACCCTGGCCCGGCGCTTCACCGAGCAGCTCGGCACCAGCCCCGGCCAGTGGCTGCTGGCCCGGCGCATCGACGCCGCCCGGGTCCTGCTGGAGCAGACCGACCTGCCGGTGGAAGCCGTCGCCACCCGGGTGGGCCTGGCCTCCGCCGTCAACCTGCGCCGCCGCTTCCACGCCGCCCTCGGCACCACCCCCGGCGCCTACCGGCGCACCTTTGGGGGCGTCAACTAG